The Candidatus Hydrogenedentota bacterium genome includes a region encoding these proteins:
- a CDS encoding class I SAM-dependent methyltransferase, giving the protein MDPAAHRSLNQKIRQFFDDLAPQWDAMVGPGHGRNITALLAPLALGTAQSVLDMGAGSGVLWPMLGERLTSSARYTAVDLSPAMLRKARENHGDDARRAVLVADGQELPFTVGAFDWVLCNSCFPHFNDQTLAMREMGRVLESGGTLVICHGESRKGINELHRRAGGVVGGHELPEDEVMIALAKTAGLTPKLLLDGAKGYLFLAEKG; this is encoded by the coding sequence ATGGACCCTGCCGCGCACCGTAGCCTAAACCAAAAAATCCGGCAATTCTTCGACGACTTGGCGCCGCAATGGGACGCCATGGTGGGGCCGGGGCATGGGAGGAATATCACAGCCCTGCTGGCCCCCCTGGCGCTGGGCACGGCGCAAAGCGTGCTTGATATGGGCGCGGGCTCCGGGGTGCTCTGGCCGATGCTGGGCGAACGCCTCACCTCTTCGGCGCGTTATACCGCCGTGGACCTGTCTCCGGCGATGCTGCGGAAGGCGCGGGAAAACCACGGTGACGACGCGCGGCGCGCGGTGCTGGTGGCCGATGGGCAGGAACTGCCCTTTACGGTTGGGGCCTTTGACTGGGTGCTGTGCAACAGTTGCTTTCCGCATTTCAACGACCAAACGCTGGCCATGCGGGAGATGGGCAGGGTGCTTGAGTCTGGCGGCACCCTGGTAATTTGCCACGGCGAGTCCCGCAAGGGAATCAATGAACTGCATCGCAGGGCGGGCGGCGTGGTCGGCGGGCATGAACTGCCTGAAGACGAGGTGATGATCGCCCTTGCCAAAACAGCCGGACTTACGCCAAAACTGCTGTTGGACGGGGCAAAGGGCTACCTCTTTCTTGCGGAAAAGGGATGA
- a CDS encoding metal ABC transporter permease, translated as MSDWALFGHAYLQHAVLAGLFAGVGCAVAGVFVVTMHLSFLGVGIAHAAFAGALLGLFLGVPPMAGALVFSLGTAAVVGPLADRVELSPDTSIGILFSLMVGLAFLFLGMMPGSKAEALGLFWGSILTLTVRDVVFLALVTGGILLLTGLFFKEIHAVTCHRTVAQAAGIPAAWVSHGLLLAAGAVIAVSLPSVGGLLVYALVINPAAAAHQLTWRFSRMILLAALFGVLSCWTGLALSWMWNLPAGAAIVLVSTAVFAAAAVFSPKRKAKAWTLPRTVA; from the coding sequence ATGAGTGACTGGGCGCTCTTCGGGCATGCCTATCTCCAGCATGCCGTGCTGGCGGGTCTTTTCGCGGGGGTGGGCTGCGCCGTGGCGGGGGTTTTCGTGGTGACGATGCACCTCTCCTTTCTGGGGGTGGGCATCGCGCATGCCGCCTTTGCCGGGGCGCTGCTGGGGCTCTTTCTCGGTGTTCCCCCCATGGCCGGGGCGCTGGTGTTCAGCCTGGGAACGGCCGCCGTGGTGGGTCCCCTCGCGGACCGGGTGGAACTGAGCCCCGACACCTCCATCGGCATTTTGTTCTCGCTGATGGTCGGCCTGGCCTTCCTGTTTCTGGGCATGATGCCCGGATCGAAGGCGGAGGCGTTGGGCCTGTTTTGGGGCAGCATCCTGACATTGACCGTCCGGGACGTGGTGTTTCTGGCGCTGGTGACCGGCGGCATCCTGCTGCTGACAGGCTTGTTTTTCAAGGAAATCCATGCGGTCACCTGCCACCGGACCGTGGCGCAGGCTGCGGGCATTCCCGCCGCGTGGGTATCCCACGGGCTTCTGCTGGCGGCGGGCGCGGTGATTGCCGTGTCCCTGCCGAGTGTCGGCGGCCTGCTGGTTTACGCTCTGGTCATCAACCCCGCCGCGGCGGCGCACCAGTTGACCTGGCGTTTCTCCCGGATGATCTTGCTTGCGGCCCTCTTCGGCGTGCTATCCTGCTGGACCGGCCTCGCCCTTTCGTGGATGTGGAATCTGCCTGCGGGCGCGGCCATTGTGCTGGTGTCCACGGCGGTCTTCGCCGCGGCCGCCGTTTTTTCGCCCAAGAGAAAGGCCAAGGCATGGACCCTGCCGCGCACCGTAGCCTAA
- a CDS encoding metal ABC transporter ATP-binding protein: MSGAVIHIADAVVAHREGTALRGASLEVARGEAVGIIGPNGAGKTTLLTLVNGLGRLHSGTVRVLEENPFHWRRGHLLRRRVGHVAQVQRLDPRLPILVEESVATGRYGRLGFLRRMGPADRRAVRGALEAAGIAHLARRPLGHLSGGECQRAAIARVLAQEPEIFLFDEPTASVDPGARGEILAFIEELPARTGATVVCVTHDLAALPGVCNRLALMRGGRVWRCGAREAMLRPGVLNELYEGHESPRVPGTAPAAEGGGS, encoded by the coding sequence ATGAGCGGCGCGGTCATCCATATCGCGGACGCGGTGGTGGCGCACCGCGAGGGGACGGCGCTGCGGGGCGCGTCGCTGGAGGTGGCGCGCGGGGAGGCGGTGGGAATCATAGGCCCAAACGGCGCGGGAAAGACCACCCTGCTGACGCTCGTTAATGGTTTGGGGCGGCTGCATTCCGGGACGGTCCGCGTGCTGGAGGAAAATCCCTTTCACTGGCGGCGCGGACATCTGCTGCGCCGGCGCGTCGGGCATGTGGCGCAGGTGCAGCGCCTGGACCCGCGCCTGCCGATTCTTGTGGAGGAAAGTGTCGCCACGGGCCGTTATGGGCGGCTGGGCTTTCTGCGGCGCATGGGCCCGGCGGACCGGCGCGCGGTGCGGGGCGCGCTGGAGGCGGCCGGCATCGCGCATCTGGCCCGGCGGCCCCTGGGCCATCTTTCAGGGGGGGAGTGCCAGCGCGCGGCCATTGCGCGCGTCCTCGCGCAGGAGCCCGAGATTTTCCTTTTTGACGAGCCCACGGCCTCGGTGGATCCCGGCGCGCGGGGCGAGATTCTCGCGTTCATAGAGGAACTGCCCGCACGCACAGGCGCGACGGTGGTGTGTGTGACCCATGACCTGGCCGCCCTGCCCGGAGTCTGCAACCGTCTGGCGCTGATGCGCGGGGGGCGGGTGTGGCGGTGCGGCGCGCGGGAGGCGATGCTCCGGCCCGGGGTGCTGAATGAATTGTATGAAGGGCATGAGTCTCCCCGTGTTCCGGGAACGGCGCCGGCCGCGGAGGGGGGCGGGTCATGA